In Citrobacter sp. RHB25-C09, the following proteins share a genomic window:
- a CDS encoding MFS transporter, which translates to MTTHESTTNILKKNKKVLIASLTGSAIEWFDYFLYGTAAALVFNKIFFPMVDPVIGLILSYLSFSLTFFIRPIGGVIFAHIGDRIGRKKTLVLTLSLMGGATVMIGLLPTYEMIGIWAPVLLILMRIIQGMGIGGEWGGALLLAYEYAPEKRKGFFGSIPQAGVTIGMLMATFIVSLMTLFSEEDFLSWGWRIPFLLSSVLVLLGLWIRRDIDETPDFKKVKQSGQVAKAPLRDTLTHHWREVLIAAGLKVVETAPFYIFSTFVVSYATNTLTYQKSQVLEAVTIGALVATVMIPLMGLLSDKIGRKRMYAASVFLLGLFIVPWFLLLNTGTTWGIMLATIVMFGVLWAPVTAVLGTLCSEIFSANVRYTGITLGYQIGAALAGGTAPLIATGLLAKYDGDWVPVAWYLATTVAISLIAIFFASRTKRGPSANAQFSEL; encoded by the coding sequence ATGACAACGCATGAAAGCACTACCAATATTCTCAAGAAAAACAAAAAGGTCCTCATCGCCAGTCTGACTGGCAGCGCGATCGAATGGTTCGACTATTTCCTGTATGGCACAGCCGCCGCACTGGTTTTCAATAAAATATTCTTCCCCATGGTCGACCCGGTTATTGGCTTAATTCTCTCGTACCTTTCCTTCTCACTGACCTTTTTTATTCGCCCCATTGGCGGAGTGATTTTCGCCCACATCGGCGATCGCATTGGCCGCAAGAAAACGCTGGTTTTAACGCTTTCTCTCATGGGTGGCGCCACGGTGATGATCGGCCTGCTGCCAACCTATGAAATGATTGGTATCTGGGCCCCTGTACTACTCATCCTGATGCGTATTATCCAGGGCATGGGTATCGGTGGCGAATGGGGCGGCGCACTGCTTCTGGCGTATGAGTATGCGCCGGAAAAACGCAAAGGCTTCTTTGGTAGTATTCCGCAGGCAGGTGTAACGATCGGTATGTTGATGGCGACGTTCATCGTCTCGCTGATGACATTGTTTAGCGAAGAGGATTTCCTCTCCTGGGGATGGCGTATTCCGTTCCTGTTAAGCTCAGTGCTGGTGCTGTTAGGACTGTGGATCCGTCGCGATATTGATGAAACGCCAGATTTCAAAAAGGTAAAACAGTCGGGACAGGTAGCTAAAGCTCCACTACGCGACACGCTGACGCATCACTGGCGTGAAGTGTTAATCGCCGCTGGGCTCAAGGTCGTCGAAACCGCACCCTTCTATATTTTCTCTACTTTTGTGGTCAGCTATGCCACCAACACTCTGACCTATCAGAAATCTCAGGTACTGGAAGCCGTCACGATCGGCGCACTGGTGGCCACCGTCATGATCCCCCTGATGGGCTTACTGTCCGACAAAATTGGCCGTAAGCGGATGTACGCCGCGAGCGTGTTTCTGCTCGGGTTGTTTATCGTGCCGTGGTTCTTGCTACTCAATACCGGCACCACCTGGGGCATTATGCTGGCGACAATCGTCATGTTTGGTGTGCTGTGGGCACCGGTGACCGCCGTGCTGGGTACGCTGTGCTCAGAAATATTCAGCGCTAACGTCCGTTACACCGGGATCACACTGGGCTATCAGATTGGCGCTGCGCTGGCAGGGGGAACTGCGCCACTCATCGCCACCGGACTGCTGGCAAAATATGATGGCGACTGGGTACCAGTAGCTTGGTATCTGGCAACGACCGTCGCCATTTCACTGATCGCCATTTTCTTTGCCAGTCGTACAAAACGTGGCCCTTCCGCTAACGCCCAGTTCAGTGAGCTGTAA